A DNA window from Coffea arabica cultivar ET-39 chromosome 6c, Coffea Arabica ET-39 HiFi, whole genome shotgun sequence contains the following coding sequences:
- the LOC140008351 gene encoding uncharacterized protein: MAKTAKTHKETVTPSYQTEVRADPEEEATTSSSEGSAQSSEEGSTEVRAGEIASELESSEISEGGSEVEYNTELGTEIPHDEGVPEPVAPVDVADIDFGQMPKFRSRVGRDRAMRVVDKYPFRPWYEVLPPEADDTAAEPPFGMVAVYVQQLEAGLRMPTSRFLRDLLRHFRVRITQLTPNAIRIIVGFEMLCRHQEVTPSVDLFRRCYTLKAHASDKGWFYVGNRNNAIPKLVIGAPSSIKNWKRDYFFVSGVDFPRGFWWRPIKAKADPSAGDAEEESFQKLMKSGLRLFSHDYPEAVLVDGGISRAVINTTKTPFFSIKLEKPLTKLSDLVVSGSSEVAKRQKRKSSDETSAPPPKKKSQGPAAKTSAPKGTSTKAGQSSSATTATGSTSSAPEGVPLGVVKIVTPPSGRGKQLKPPVNPVSGTSLWNRFHSPPVFSGDEKTHSGNHWCPNWKISVNDRCQHPRVAQELIMHSILPRDLEFMKKLSPAELVQSLMVTTASTSAFAAEMAHRYCALVDEQDTGKLQNQISKLEKQLAVSESEKAELERRLKEAEVKDEEAVATVNSLRSALEEEQKRGDEAKKSHQQALDSAGASAVDEFRRSEAFTRDLGQLLTPNFMFGFTSAIDEAAAHLAPEALESLKNHTSYNENSKELCDRMAEGLQAGRDLAEVQAEFNKWLYEIDEVFEGVEEEETGEDAGGDEAGGDVGKEPGDEVHPGGKEAEEMDAQEGAKTGDAADTGV; the protein is encoded by the exons ATGGCCAAAACGGCTAAAACCCATAAAGAAACCGTGACCCCGAGCTACCAGACCGAGGTGAGGGCGGATCCTGAGGAAGAAGCAACGACGTCCAGCTCGGAGGGGTCGGCACAGAGTTCTGAGGAAGGATCGACCGAGGTGAGAGCCGGAGAGATAGCCTCGGAACTGGAATCGTCCGAGATCAGCGAGGGCGGCTCCGAGGTGGAGTATAATACCGAGCTCGGGACCGAGATACCCCATGACGAGGGTGTACCGGAGCCAGTTGCTCCAGTGGACGTAGCCGACATCGACTTCGGCCAGATGCCGAAGTTTAGGAGTCGCGTAGGAAGAGATAGGGCTATGAGGGTGGTAGACAAGTACCCCTTCCGGCCGTGGTACGAAGTATTGCCGCCCGAGGCGGATGACACAGCCGCGGAGCCCCCCTTTGGCATGGTGGCCGTCTACGTTCAACAGCTGGAGGCCGGGCTGAGGATGCCTACGTCGAGGTTCCTCCGAGATTTACTTCGTCACTTCCGGGTGAGAATCACCCAACTCACCCCGAATGCGATCCGCATCATTGTGGGGTTCGAGATGCTGTGCCGACATCAGGAGGTGACTCCCTCCGTCGATCTCTTCCGCCGATGCTACACCCTCAAGGCGCACGCGTCGGACAAGGGATGGTTTTATGTTGGCAACAGGAACAATGCCATCCCGAAGTTGGTGATCGGTGCTCCCAGCTCGATCAAGAACTGGAAGCGCGACTACTTCTTCGTGTCCGGAGTGGACTTCCCGAGGGGCTTTTGGTGGAGGCCAATTAAGGCGAAGGCCGACCCCTCTGCCGGGGATGCCGAAGAGGAGTCCTTCCAGAAGCTGATGAAGTCGGGACTTCGGCTGTTCAGCCATGACTACCCCGAGGCCGTGCTCGTAGATGGAGGGATAAGTCGAGCCGTGATCAACACTACCAAGACTCCCTTCTTTTCCATTAAACTTGAGAAACCTT TGACTAAACTGTCTGACCTCGTCGTCTCCGGCTCGTCCGAAGTGGCCAAGAGGCAGAAGAGGAAAAGTTCGGACGAGACGTCGGCGCCTCCGCCAAAGAAGAAGTCACAAGGACCAGCCGCTAAGACTTCAGCGCCCAAAGGCACTTCCACCAAGGCTGGCCAGAGCAGCTCGGCCACTACGGCTACTGGGTCCACCTCGTCTGCGCCAGAGGGAGTTCCCCTTGGAGTTGTTAAAATAGTCACACCTCCTTCTGGCCGAGGCAAGCAGCTGAAGCCTCCGGTTAATCCGGTGTCGGGGACCTCGCTATGGAATCGTTTCCATAGCCCCCCAGTGTTTTCCGGAGACGAGAAGACGCACTCCGGCAATCATTGGTGTCCGAACTGGAAGATTTCGGTCAACGACAGGTGCCAACACCCTCGGGTCGCTCAAGAGCTAATAATGCACTCCATTCTGCCAAGGGATTTggagttcatgaagaagctgaGCCCGGCCGAGCTGGTTCAAAGTCTGATGGTGACCACGGCTTCCACCTCAGCCTTCGCGGCCGAGATGGCACACCGATATTGTGCTCTGGTCGATGAGCAGGACACCGGCAAGCTACAGAATCAGATCTCCAAGTTGGAGAAACAACTGGCGGTGTCCGAGTCTGAGAAGGCCGAGCTTGAAAGGCGGCTTAAGGAGGCCGAGGTGAAGGATGAGGAGGCCGTGGCTACTGTCAACAGTCTCAGATCGGCTCTCGAAGAAGAGCAGAAGAGGGGGGACGAGGCGAAGAAGTCCCACCAGCAAGCCCTTGACAGTGCTGGAGCCTCGGCGGTGGACGAATTCCGGAGGTCTGAGGCCTTCACCAGGGATCTCGGCCAACTGCTCACGCCGAACTTCATGTTTGGCTTCACATCAGCCATAGACGAGGCTGCAGCTCATCTCGCTCCCGAAGCCTTGGAGTCTCTGAAAAATCATACCAGTTACAACGAGAACTCCAAGGAGTTGTGCGACCGGATGGCTGAGGGCCTCCAGGCTGGAAGGGACCTGGCCGAGGTCCAGGCCGAGTTCAACAAATGGCTGTACGAAATCGACGAAGTGTTCGAGGgggttgaagaggaagaaactGGAGAGGATGCCGGGGGAGACGAAGCCGGAGGGGACGTCGGCAAAGAGCCTGGAGATGAAGTTCACCCCGGCGGAAAGGAGGCCGAAGAGATGGATGCCCAGGAGGGAGCCAAGACCGGGGATGCAGCCGATACGGGGGTTTAG
- the LOC140004258 gene encoding UPF0496 protein At3g19330-like, whose protein sequence is MLPCLRPSPSTAATNSHASPTFSQGSVDGTAASSFQPSPTVNLTREYACAVQTSSYSEIWSKIHHDSHYNEKVDVGQVELLEESELLEQVLRPSHEFVSEALSHIRLSPLTKLVATYFKHSESTSRLCLFIHRSVHRARLIYASFDNLLDILPEDLDNGAPSLSQFQCDRVFDIFLQFDQFDNPFPSPGSYNFDDMRHCFSQLRQELDHRLHKSRSKIRLLHHATRGSVVCLFAATVGVVISAVVVATHAFAALVASPLCPVCLPSKVSKREVSHLAQLDA, encoded by the exons ATGCTGCCTTGTCTGAGGCCTTCACCGTCAACTGCAGCTACGAACAGCCATGCTTCCCCAACCTTTTCCCAAG GATCTGTGGATGGGACGGCAGCTTCTAGTTTTCAGCCCTCTCCAACTGTCAATCTGACTCGTGAATACGCTTGCGCTGTTCAAACCAGTTCCTACAGTGAGATATGGTCTAAAATTCACCATGACAGCCATTACAATGAAAAGGTTGATGTAGGGCAGGTGGAGCTTCTTGAGGAATCTGAGCTGCTAGAGCAGGTCCTCCGTCCGAGTCATGAGTTTGTTTCAGAGGCACTCTCCCATATTAGGCTGAGCCCTCTAACCAAACTTGTTGCTACTTACTTCAAGCACAGTGAGTCCACTTCGCGACTCTGCCTTTTCATTCACCGAAGTGTTCATCGTGCTCGACTGATTTATGCCTCTTTTGATAACCTTCTTGACATCCTACCTGAAGATTTGGACAATGGTGCTCCTTCCCTGTCACAGTTCCAATGTGACAGGGTGTTTgacatttttcttcaatttgaccaatttgacaACCCCTTTCCCAGCCCTGGTTCATACAACTTTGATGATATGCGTCATTGCTTCTCCCAGCTGAGACAAGAGCTTGACCACCGTCTCCATAAGTCAAGATCGAAAATACGCCTCCTTCATCATGCTACTAGAGGCTCTGTCGTTTGCCTATTTGCTGCTACGGTTGGAGTGGTTATATCGGCTGTGGTTGTAGCTACTCATGCTTTTGCTGCCCTTGTTGCCAGCCCCCTATGTCCTGTTTGCCTTCCTTCCAAAGTGAGTAAGAGAGAGGTGTCCCATCTGGCACAGCTTGATGCTTGA
- the LOC140008350 gene encoding uncharacterized protein yields the protein MQRQQNRGMMEMGDFVPKIRKRGCSTSSSSSSKVHSYRFKRAILVGKKARGGIGLGGSRSSMPVPSWKMTPLKSAIDSPKFSQKSNGGGRSRPVSARRLAATLWEMNEMPSPKLSENLEEEKKRNKKLMMLKKEKLRSSVPPHLSDPSHSPVSERMDRSGTGSYQRRSSSVSQRLRTLDHNAAVFDSLSSASLMEIETRSRAQTPSGSVVGVRNRLKDVSNALTTSKELLKIINRIWANADQPSSSMSLVSALHAELERARLQVNQLIQEQHMDQNEISYMIKCFAEEKAAWKSKERQAVESAIDTIAGELEVERKLRTRFESLNKKLGKELSETKASFMKAVKELESEKRTREIMEQVYDELARDVDEDRAVEVLKRDAEKVREEIEKEREMLHLAGTLREERDAKHQFEEKDTAVDKLKKQIEAFLGKKKGKEKRSDSHNFGNGEDIAACLSRNQCSTYLSEEKDDGGEVEDADEGSAESELHPIELNMDNNSKAYKWAHASAAGSEFRRISVEAEGKGRNSFTGQIPRRSSSLQRSTSDTAEWGFKSRGMQNPADGIDRERFSELEKQAQRKSSADETQRYKSVKGLRDQLLSNSRTGSARDFMSPTRQWEQPWPSRDPHGAVQERNSFSQGSGSKSRLAESRGDGQSARRSRR from the exons ATGCAGAGGCAGCAAAACCGAGGGATGATGGAAATGGGGGATTTTGTACCCAAGATCCGGAAAAGGGGTTGCTCGACATCATCATCTTCGTCATCAAAGGTTCACAGTTACCGTTTCAAGCGGGCCATTTTGGTGGGCAAGAAGGCTAGAGGAGGTATCGGGCTCGGAGGGTCCAGATCCAGCATGCCAGTGCCAAGTTGGAAAATGACGCCTTTGAAGAGCGCCATTGACTCCCCTAAGTTTTCTCAGAAGAGTAATGGTGGTGGGAGGTCCCGGCCGGTCTCTGCCAGAAGGCTGGCTGCTACTTTGTGGGAAATGAATGAGATGCCATCGCCTAAATTGAGTGAGAATTtggaggaggagaagaaaaggaacaagaagTTGATGATGTTGAAGAAGGAGAAGTTAAGGTCATCTGTGCCTCCCCATTTGTCTGATCCATCTCATAGCCCTGTTTCTGAG AGGATGGATCGATCAGGAACAGGTAGCTACCAGAGGAGGTCGTCATCAGTTTCTCAAAGGCTTCGCACTCTAGACCACAATGCTGCAGTTTTTGATTCCCTTAGCAGTGCTAGTTTAATGGAG ATTGAGACTAGATCTCGAGCACAGACGCCAAGTGGATCAGTAGTTGGTGTAAGGAACCGTCTGAAGGATGTTAGTAATGCTTTGACCACATCAAAAGAGCTGCTAAAAATTATCAATCGCATCTGGGCTAATGCTGATCAACCTTCGTCTAGCATGTCTCTTGTTTCTGCATTACATGCTGAGCTTGAGAGGGCTCGCCTGCAGGTTAATCAGCTTATACAAGAACAACATATGGACCAAAATGAAATTAGTTATATGATCAAGTGTTTTGCTGAGGAGAAGGCTGCATGGAAAAGCAAAGAGCGTCAAGCTGTTGAGTCTGCAATTGATACCATTGCAGGTGAACTTGAGGTGGAGAGGAAGTTAAGGACGCGATTTGAGAGCTTGAACAAAAAACTTGGAAAAGAACTATCAGAGACAAAAGCATCATTTATGAAAGCAGTCAAAGAACTTGAGAGTGAGAAACGAACCAGGGAGATAATGGAACAAGTATATGATGAGTTAGCTAGGGATGTTGATGAGGATAGAGCTGTGGAAGTGCTAAAGAGAGATGCAGAAAAGGTCCGTGAAGAgattgaaaaggaaagagagatgCTCCATTTAGCTGGTACACTGCGTGAGGAGAGAGATGCTAAACACCAGTTTGAGGAGAAAGATACTGCTGTTGACAAGCTAAAGAAACAAATTGAAGCTTTCCTGGGGAAAaagaaaggtaaagaaaaaagaagcgaCTCTCATAATTTTGGCAACGGTGAAGATATAGCGGCATGCTTAAGTAGGAATCAATGCAGTACTTACTTGAGTGAAGAAAAAGATGATGGAGGAGAGGTGGAGGACGCTGACGAAGGCTCAGCTGAGAGTGAGCTACATCCTATAGAATTGAACATGGACAATAACAGCAAGGCATATAAGTGGGCCCATGCATCTGCTGCTGGTTCTGAATTCAGGAGGATCTCTGTTGAAGCTGAAGGGAAGGGGAGGAACTCTTTTACTGGACAGATCCCTAGGAGAAGCTCGTCTCTCCAAAGGAGCACTTCAGACACCGCTGAATGGGGGTTTAAATCCAGAGGCATGCAAAACCCAGCAGATGGTATAGACAGGGAGAGGTTCTCTGAACTCGAGAAGCAAGCTCAGAGAAAAAGCTCTGCAGATGAGACACAAAGGTACAAGTCTGTGAAGGGCCTTAGGGACCAATTATTGTCTAATTCCAGGACAGGATCAGCTAGAGATTTTATGAGCCCAACCAGACAGTGGGAGCAACCATGGCCTTCAAGAGATCCTCATGGTGCTGTTCAAGAGAGGAATAGTTTTTCGCAGGGAAGTGGCTCAAAGTCAAGACTGGCAGAAAGCAGAGGAGATGGACAGTCTGCAAGAAGATCAAGACGGTAA